The Gloeocapsa sp. PCC 73106 DNA segment TTGACTCGACGTTTCCTTAAAAAAATTTCCTATTTAAAATTAAGTTGTAAAATTAAGTTAGAGTTATTTAATTATAACAGTTCTATTTTTCCTACTTTCCTATATGAAAGAAATTAGCGTACAGGTTAACGGTAAAGTTCACGGTTGTCATCCTGAGACTTCCTTAGTGCAACTTTTGGAGCAACTAAACTTGAATCCTCGTTTGGTGGTGGTAGAATACAATGGGGAAATTTTGCATCGACAATATTGGGACAATACTAATATTACCGAGGGCGATCGCTTGGAAGTCGTCACTATAGTAGGTGGAGGTTAATTCTCGAAGTAATCGCTTTTCCGGTGCTAAGCTATAGCTAGTTTAAGCACAAAGGAGGTAAATAGCATTATGAATGAATCAACTGTTGTTACCGGATCTCGTAGTGAACTGAGGGAGTTAATTAGAGATCAACTCCA contains these protein-coding regions:
- the thiS gene encoding sulfur carrier protein ThiS → MKEISVQVNGKVHGCHPETSLVQLLEQLNLNPRLVVVEYNGEILHRQYWDNTNITEGDRLEVVTIVGGG